Proteins encoded together in one Pelagicoccus albus window:
- a CDS encoding DUF2264 domain-containing protein yields the protein MKSSYTVENPDYQLSPKTGMTRSHYIELAKYLLEGAFQHIDSFDDILTFPLIDGKTYPQEDSPAWRFRSLEFEALERTFTLAAPLIHNDPETEIKGINLRDYYANLLYKALTPGNPNSLPMPEDLPDSTYQYTCEFGGLFKTLLLMPDTIWSVYTEEQKAAMVKTISAWGHHRTTQNNWRIFNITTLSFLKKQGYEIDDGLLLNHLQWVVSYHSGDGWYLEQTYNYYSISLFIVYTTIWNRGFGDEYYPEISKTIEKSAQKLMESIGNFFGRDGYINMWSRSICYRTWVSGAFPVAFMLENPNLLDGGWARRLCSGSLLQFVTKEEFFVNGIPSLGFYGQKDYMVQSYSCPASPFLMFLPFICLALPEDSPFWTETENDGFWEDLGDASTQTLLPSPGLMLVNHGKTGTSEIIPGKVYYDDPNYSKLTFNTHFPWEDQNPDGGTSMEYAFRSLDPRDLRGDDINFYLTGKTVDNDSELRAKFTHSQNMLFNGQRDGVLYRQAIMRQPPNNGVGYIIDLAEITLPGGVLRVDRTRLAFEYELTLGHFGLPHIDGVEATVEERKLADRTVMIARIPGRSLAFITYHGWDQAEAMTHDGNNAEADSSTVLFARKTAPKVNPKMEILITAMLHKMDDSEWTEEELSPVKDFTIQTFAPSGSPCGVQVNLSSGASHHVDYQNIDGLRTC from the coding sequence CGACATCCTGACCTTCCCGCTCATCGACGGGAAAACCTATCCGCAAGAGGACTCTCCCGCTTGGCGTTTCCGCTCCCTCGAATTCGAGGCCCTAGAGCGCACCTTCACCCTGGCGGCTCCCTTGATCCACAACGATCCTGAAACCGAGATCAAAGGAATCAACCTTCGCGATTACTACGCCAACCTCCTCTACAAGGCTCTCACTCCGGGCAACCCGAATTCCCTACCCATGCCGGAAGACCTTCCGGACTCGACCTACCAGTACACCTGCGAGTTCGGCGGCCTCTTCAAGACCTTGCTCCTGATGCCGGATACCATCTGGTCCGTCTACACCGAGGAACAAAAGGCGGCTATGGTTAAAACCATCTCTGCATGGGGCCATCATCGCACTACCCAGAACAACTGGCGTATCTTCAATATCACTACACTTTCCTTCCTCAAAAAGCAGGGTTACGAAATCGACGACGGGCTCTTGCTTAACCACCTGCAGTGGGTCGTCTCCTACCACTCGGGAGACGGCTGGTATTTGGAACAGACCTACAACTACTACTCTATCAGTCTCTTCATCGTTTATACCACTATCTGGAATCGCGGATTCGGCGACGAGTATTATCCCGAGATATCCAAGACCATCGAGAAGTCGGCCCAAAAGCTGATGGAGTCGATCGGCAACTTCTTTGGCCGCGATGGATACATAAACATGTGGTCCCGCAGCATCTGCTACCGTACTTGGGTATCCGGTGCCTTCCCCGTAGCCTTCATGCTGGAGAATCCAAACCTGCTCGATGGTGGCTGGGCTCGACGCCTCTGCTCCGGATCGCTTCTTCAGTTCGTAACCAAAGAGGAATTCTTCGTAAACGGGATTCCAAGCCTCGGCTTCTACGGCCAAAAGGACTACATGGTGCAGAGCTATAGCTGCCCAGCTAGCCCTTTCCTCATGTTCCTCCCATTCATCTGCCTGGCGCTGCCGGAGGATTCGCCCTTCTGGACGGAGACCGAAAACGACGGGTTCTGGGAAGACTTGGGTGATGCTTCGACTCAAACGCTCTTGCCCAGCCCGGGCCTCATGCTCGTCAACCATGGCAAAACAGGAACCTCGGAAATCATTCCGGGCAAAGTCTACTACGACGACCCGAATTACTCGAAACTCACCTTCAACACCCACTTCCCTTGGGAAGACCAAAACCCGGATGGTGGCACCTCCATGGAGTACGCCTTCCGCAGCCTCGACCCTCGCGATCTGCGAGGCGACGACATCAACTTCTACCTCACCGGTAAAACCGTCGATAACGATTCGGAACTGCGGGCCAAGTTCACTCACTCCCAAAACATGCTCTTCAACGGCCAACGGGATGGAGTGCTCTACCGCCAGGCCATCATGCGCCAACCGCCGAACAATGGAGTCGGCTACATCATCGACCTTGCGGAAATCACCTTGCCCGGAGGAGTCCTCCGAGTGGACCGTACCCGACTTGCTTTCGAATACGAGCTCACCCTTGGACACTTCGGCCTTCCTCACATCGACGGAGTCGAAGCGACCGTGGAAGAGAGAAAGCTCGCGGATCGGACTGTAATGATTGCTCGGATACCTGGTCGTAGCCTCGCCTTCATTACCTACCACGGCTGGGATCAAGCCGAGGCAATGACCCATGATGGCAACAACGCCGAAGCCGATAGCAGCACCGTGCTCTTCGCCCGCAAGACCGCTCCCAAGGTGAATCCTAAAATGGAAATCCTCATCACCGCCATGCTCCACAAGATGGATGACTCGGAGTGGACCGAGGAGGAACTCTCGCCTGTGAAGGATTTCACGATCCAGACCTTTGCTCCCTCAGGATCTCCTTGCGGAGTGCAGGTAAACTTGAGCAGCGGAGCCAGCCACCACGTCGACTACCAAAACATCGACGGCTTGCGAACCTGCTAA